One window of Streptomyces sp. SUK 48 genomic DNA carries:
- a CDS encoding chaplin, with protein sequence MKRVTRNGVIALAAASGAIAVAGPVYADSTAAGAAAGSPGLISGNGIQLPVHVPVNVCGDTVNVVGLLNPAMGNSCANTGGGSATRGGSANGGGATAASAEKGSPGAVSGNGIQLPIDLPVNISGDSVNVVGLLNPVFGNHSENTSSTHATRPVTPPRVTPPRHTAPPARPQPHVPPARTAPEPPAAAHRATGTLAHTGADGTLTAAFAGAASLAGGAALYRRFRAGATR encoded by the coding sequence ATGAAACGGGTCACCCGAAACGGTGTGATCGCCCTCGCGGCCGCCTCGGGCGCGATCGCTGTGGCGGGGCCGGTGTACGCCGACTCCACGGCGGCCGGCGCCGCGGCCGGCTCGCCGGGGCTGATCTCCGGCAACGGGATCCAGCTCCCCGTCCACGTTCCGGTGAACGTGTGCGGGGACACGGTCAACGTGGTGGGGCTCCTCAACCCCGCCATGGGCAACAGCTGCGCCAACACGGGCGGCGGCAGCGCCACCAGGGGCGGCTCCGCCAACGGGGGCGGGGCCACGGCCGCCTCGGCGGAGAAGGGCTCGCCGGGCGCGGTGTCCGGCAACGGCATCCAGCTGCCGATCGATCTGCCGGTGAACATCAGCGGCGACAGCGTCAACGTGGTGGGGCTCCTCAACCCCGTCTTCGGCAACCACTCCGAGAACACGTCGAGCACCCACGCCACGCGGCCGGTGACGCCTCCGCGGGTCACCCCGCCGAGGCACACCGCGCCCCCGGCCCGTCCGCAGCCGCACGTACCGCCGGCGCGCACGGCCCCGGAGCCGCCCGCGGCCGCGCACCGGGCGACGGGCACGCTCGCCCACACCGGCGCCGACGGCACCCTCACGGCCGCCTTCGCGGGCGCCGCCTCGCTGGCCGGCGGAGCGGCCCTGTACCGGCGCTTCCGCGCGGGCGCCACGCGCTGA
- a CDS encoding trypco2 family protein, with the protein MIELAEMIRELGQELNSALSEGPSGVVRFELGTVEVEADVVVSRKGGAGGKVRFWVVEAGAEGQSESSRTQRIRIALHPKLVAPDGTHVKVLISGEEEEGER; encoded by the coding sequence GTGATCGAACTGGCGGAAATGATCAGGGAGTTGGGCCAGGAGCTGAACTCCGCCCTGAGCGAAGGTCCGTCCGGGGTCGTGCGGTTCGAGCTCGGGACCGTCGAGGTCGAGGCGGATGTCGTGGTGAGCCGCAAGGGCGGGGCGGGCGGCAAGGTGCGGTTCTGGGTGGTGGAGGCCGGTGCCGAGGGGCAGTCGGAGTCCTCGCGCACTCAGCGGATCCGCATCGCCCTGCACCCGAAACTCGTCGCACCGGACGGCACGCACGTGAAGGTGCTGATCTCGGGGGAGGAAGAAGAGGGGGAACGCTGA